A window from Caldivirga sp. encodes these proteins:
- a CDS encoding DUF131 domain-containing protein, with protein MIINTIDVLTMSILAAFILAVVGIILMILDSARHGDGKRENDDSEGEKKYGGVVIIGPVPIIFGNDSSIIKWAIALTIVVVVIFILLVIIPLMGV; from the coding sequence ATGATCATTAACACTATTGATGTATTAACCATGAGCATCCTAGCTGCATTTATACTTGCAGTAGTAGGCATAATACTTATGATACTGGATTCTGCAAGGCACGGCGATGGGAAGAGGGAAAACGATGATAGTGAGGGGGAGAAGAAGTATGGGGGTGTTGTTATTATAGGGCCAGTACCCATAATCTTCGGTAATGATTCATCAATTATTAAGTGGGCTATTGCATTAACAATAGTGGTCGTAGTAATATTCATTCTACTGGTAATAATACCACTCATGGGTGTTTAA
- a CDS encoding agmatinase family protein: MLHIHEPVNPMFGVSKGNGRVMILGVPMEDTLSFKPGTRFAPMVLRQVTPYFEATPTEWLGHTPLGELNDLGDVNLHQGDVEFNLSRIRSIVSEILGKGLLINVGGEHTISLAVARAIRDKFGELGAFIQLDAHLDLRSEWPMGQRLSHATFARILNTEVKPSLYVNLGFRGFDDEELTYARGLSSVLLDSVELSAIGYVQLYDLLRVINDTHGPVHLSIDIDVFDPSIAPGVGNPETGGVGYMAIYKALEVMMPLIAGRLVAIDIVEYSPPNDISNITASLVAKLIVDLMNLYLWGVSCKRNLTS, translated from the coding sequence ATGCTGCATATTCATGAACCAGTTAACCCAATGTTCGGCGTTAGTAAGGGTAATGGTAGAGTAATGATACTTGGTGTACCCATGGAAGATACGTTAAGCTTCAAGCCTGGGACCAGGTTCGCACCCATGGTGTTAAGGCAGGTGACGCCTTACTTTGAAGCAACGCCAACGGAATGGCTTGGACATACACCATTGGGTGAATTAAACGATTTAGGTGATGTTAATCTTCACCAGGGTGATGTTGAATTTAACCTAAGTAGGATAAGGAGTATTGTCAGTGAAATACTGGGTAAGGGGCTTTTAATTAACGTGGGTGGGGAGCACACTATATCACTAGCTGTGGCTAGGGCCATAAGGGATAAATTCGGTGAATTAGGCGCCTTCATTCAGCTTGATGCACACCTAGACCTCAGAAGCGAGTGGCCGATGGGCCAGAGATTAAGCCATGCAACCTTTGCTAGAATACTGAATACTGAAGTTAAGCCAAGTCTTTACGTTAACCTAGGCTTTAGGGGATTCGATGATGAAGAGTTAACTTACGCGAGGGGGCTAAGTAGTGTGCTTCTTGACTCTGTAGAGTTATCAGCAATAGGCTATGTTCAATTATACGATCTACTCAGAGTTATTAATGATACTCATGGTCCAGTTCACCTATCAATAGACATTGATGTGTTCGACCCATCAATAGCCCCAGGGGTGGGTAATCCGGAAACAGGGGGAGTAGGCTATATGGCTATTTATAAGGCTCTTGAAGTTATGATGCCTCTAATTGCTGGAAGACTAGTAGCCATTGATATTGTTGAATATTCACCACCCAATGATATTAGCAATATAACCGCCTCACTTGTTGCTAAGCTCATAGTTGACTTAATGAACCTTTACCTATGGGGAGTTAGTTGTAAACGGAATTTAACTTCATAA